A window from Mangifera indica cultivar Alphonso chromosome 2, CATAS_Mindica_2.1, whole genome shotgun sequence encodes these proteins:
- the LOC123208511 gene encoding ankyrin repeat-containing protein BDA1-like — MEVERLQMLQNFAAEGNVDALFSVLEEDPYVLERIEQIPFVTTPLHTAASEGNIYFAKEILNLKPSFAGKRDLLGHDSELVRVKAKGMITPLHYVAQIDDESNLADFLYVCPSSIEDLTVKGEIVVYVALTKGSLKAFKVLLGFLRCFDKEGILNWEDEEENNALHTTVSANQPEIYI, encoded by the exons ATGGAGGTTGAGAGGTTGCAGATGCTACAAAATTTTGCTGCAGAAGGAAACGTGGATGCTTTATTTTCAGTACTTGAAGAGGATCCCTATGTTTTGGAGCGTATTGAACAAATACCATTTGTGACTACTCCCTTACACACAGCTGCAAGTGAGGGAAATATCTATTTCGCCAAGGAAATACTAAACTTAAAGCCTTCATTTGCTGGGAAGCGAGACCTCTTGGGC CATGACAGTGAGCTTGTCCGTGTTAAAGCAAAGGGGATGATTACTCCTTTGCACTATGTAGCTCAAATAGACGACGAATCCAATTTGGCTgattttttgtatgtttgtccaTCATCAATCGAAGATTTGACTGTTAAAGGTGAAATAGTTGTCTATGTTGCCCTCACAAAAGGGAGTCTCAAGGCCTTTAAAGTCTTGTTAGGATTTCTTCGATGCTTCGACAAAGAAGGGATTCTAAACTGGGAGGACGAAGAAGAAAACAATGCATTGCATACTACAGTATCTGCAAATCAAcctgagatatatatataa